One part of the Lotus japonicus ecotype B-129 chromosome 2, LjGifu_v1.2 genome encodes these proteins:
- the LOC130736012 gene encoding uncharacterized protein LOC130736012, with protein MWRDSCARLFAECYKPALSWEANLDRRPEGMPIEQWASFLTYRLKEETMKMSETNALNRQKQSIPHTLGTKTIARKRHELAGAVLCVFLMLICSSSSLFFLCLLVPGCAEIYVLQNCFEDVAATDIETGRSYSRAEMYSISHKKSDDSFVNGEAKQKSDLLEKELEKNCSEEAAYVRKDRSGYVRGMGFGVCPSQVLEFASSSSSSQFAGITLGEWNAMKSELQESNAKFQALEERMNSFMQQFGDQGTPNQVNLS; from the exons ATGTGGAGGGATAGTTGTGCGCGGTTGTTTGCTGAATGTTACAAACCTGCACTTAGTTGGGAAGCAAACCTTGATAGGCGCCCAGAAGGCATGCCGATAGAGCAATGGGCTTCTTTTCTAACTTACCGTCTGAAGGAGGAAACAATG AAAATGTCTGAAACGAATGCCTTAAATAGACAAAAACAATCTATACCGCACACGCTTGGCACAAAGACCATTGCAAGGAAGAGGCATGAGCTG GCAGGTGCCGTTCTTTGTGTATTTTTAAtgctgatttgttcttcatCAAGCTTGTTTTTCCTGTGCTTGCTGGTACCTGGTTGTGCTGAAATTTATGTGCTTCAAAATTGTTTCGAAGATGTTGCTGCTACT GATATTGAAACTGGCCGATCGTATAGTAGAGCGGAAATGTACTCCATTTCACACAAGAAAAGTGATGACTCTTTTGTAAATGGAGAAGCAAAACAAAAGAGT GATTTATTGGAGAAGGAACTTGAAAAGAATTGTTCTGAAGAGGCTGCCTATGTTAGGAAAGATCGCTCAGGATACGTGAGAGGCATGGGCTTTGGTGTTTGTCCATCTCAAGTGTTGGAATTTGCTAGCAGCTCTAGTAGCTCGCAATTTGCTGGCATCACATTGGGTGAATGGAATGCTATGAAATCAGAATTGCAGGAGAGCAATGCGAAATTTCAAGCTTTAGAGGAACGAATGAATTCTTTCATGCAACAGTTTGGAGATCAAGGGACACCTAACCAG GTCAATTTGTCATGA
- the LOC130737520 gene encoding peptidyl-prolyl cis-trans isomerase CYP59-like, with translation MASAGQNLNASQFYITLRDDLDYLDGKHTVFGEVVEGFEVLTRINEAYVDEKSRPYKNIRIMHTYILDDPFVDPPELTEFIPDASPEGKCKEEVDDDVRLEDDWVPMDEQLNPAELEEVIKTKEAHSRAVVLESIGDIPDADIKPPDNVLFICKLNPVTEDADLHTIFSQFGTVSSAEIIRDQKTGDSLCYAFIEFEDKQACEQAYFKMDNALIDDRRIHVDFSQSVSKEWPKYIPKDHQGKGKDKDITSCKHVLYLLYNIMQNPLFACIITTTKLVFSGGHSAAVTRKPPQNAK, from the exons ATGGCAAGTGCAGGACAGAATCTCAATGCTTCACAG TTTTATATCACTCTGCGTGATGACCTTGATTACCTTGACGGAAAGCACACT GTTTTTGGTGAGGTAGTTGAAGGATTTGAAGTTTTGACTAGAATAAATGAGGCTTATGTGGATGAGAAGAGCAGACCATATAAAAATATAAG AATCATGCACACATACATCTTGGATGATCCTTTTGTTGATCCTCCTGAGCTAACTGAGTTCATTCCTGATGCTTCACCAGAAGGGAAGTGTAAAGAAGAG GTTGATGATGATGTGCGACTTGAAGATGATTGGGTTCCCATGGATGAACAATTAAATCCAGCAGAGCTTGAGGAGGTTATTAAAACGAAGGAAGCACATTCTAGGGCAGTTGTACTTGAAAGT aTTGGGGATATTCCTGATGCTGATATTAAGCCTCCAGACAATGTACTATTCATCTGTAAATTGAACCCGGTTACTGAG GATGCGGACTTGCATACAATATTTTCACAATTTGGAACTGTGTCATC GGCTGAAATCATCCGTGATCAGAAGACTGGTGACAGTCTATGCTATGCTTTCATAG AGTTTGAAGACAAACAGGCTTGTGAGCAGGCATATTTTAAG ATGGACAATGCTTTGATTGATGATCGAAGGATACATGTGGATTTTAGTCAAAGTGTGTCAAAGGAGTGGCCAAAATATATACCGAAAGATCACCAGGGTAAAGGTAAGGATAAAGATATCACATCCTGTAAGCATGTTCTATACTTATTGTATAACATTATGCAGAATCCACTGTTTGCTTGTATAATCACTACAACAAAACTGGTGTTTAGCGGCGGACATTCTGCGGCGGTTACGcgaaaaccgccgcaaaatgcaaAATAG